The Apibacter raozihei genome contains a region encoding:
- a CDS encoding site-specific recombinase, whose translation MTEKLETILTKTGERNFLLSLIKYGKRDFDNSIEFIDFLTEAINTNPIIKEKLLEQLSPLFRNLHMQKFMTDFRIFSDDKLVTLFFRQIGNKILPQISDDQTLISLSNEVLYSNGNHNFVKIIPVDRWIKFYEALFNDDTVICNREYVKKQIREGAIILIDRIIGGAADPEVFKMSYIKGIEENPFQKLTLNLIRTLQDHEIINSDKIDQLKHQTKLCLLYLDNLVGQKEKKGISLRITIKITRLRQQLERLSILLNALYLLDDKPLSIAMAHITKNWLGFYSPKSGVINSFQSTLYVVTFLITWHNRQIGEKYITSTPREYLRMFYSAAGGGLLVAVLCFIKNQMGMSVHTPFIQAVLYSFNYAWGFIAIYLLHWTLATKQPAMTAAALAHTLNQDEKSASDYTEFGLFFTRLFRSQFIAFIGNVVAVFITATLIYYSITYFMDVELISQAKAHAFRDEVVKWDWKIFWFGAIAGIFLFMSGLVSGITENYTRYHNIPERLFHHPVLKRFIKEKRRRKWVNWYENKIGGIAGNAFLGLCLGCAFLVGNFLGIPFDIRHITFSGGNYAIALCYFHFDISWKDFLLGIAGIFGIGIFNFLISFSLSLWVAMKSVNVPTREMGKILYSAFKLFLKNPVRFFLPIK comes from the coding sequence ATGACTGAAAAATTAGAAACCATTTTAACGAAAACAGGAGAGAGAAATTTTTTATTAAGTTTGATTAAATATGGTAAAAGAGATTTTGATAATTCAATTGAATTTATTGATTTTTTAACTGAAGCAATTAATACCAATCCAATAATAAAAGAAAAGTTATTGGAACAATTATCTCCTTTGTTCAGAAATCTGCATATGCAGAAGTTTATGACTGATTTTAGAATTTTTTCTGATGATAAGCTGGTAACTTTATTCTTTAGACAAATTGGAAACAAAATACTTCCGCAAATTTCCGATGATCAAACTTTAATTTCGTTAAGTAATGAAGTCTTGTATTCAAATGGAAATCACAACTTTGTTAAAATTATACCTGTTGATAGATGGATTAAATTTTACGAAGCCTTATTTAACGATGATACAGTTATATGTAACAGAGAATATGTTAAAAAACAAATCAGGGAAGGAGCTATAATTTTAATAGATAGAATTATAGGTGGAGCTGCAGATCCCGAAGTATTTAAAATGAGTTATATCAAAGGAATAGAAGAAAATCCTTTTCAGAAATTAACACTAAACCTTATACGCACGCTTCAGGATCATGAAATTATTAATTCAGATAAAATTGATCAGCTAAAGCATCAGACTAAATTATGTCTTTTATATCTGGATAATCTGGTAGGTCAAAAAGAAAAAAAAGGAATTTCATTAAGAATAACTATAAAGATTACTCGTTTAAGACAACAACTGGAGCGGTTGAGTATTTTATTGAATGCCTTATATCTGCTGGATGACAAACCATTATCAATAGCAATGGCTCATATAACTAAAAACTGGTTAGGTTTTTATTCTCCCAAAAGCGGGGTTATTAACTCTTTTCAAAGTACCCTATATGTTGTTACGTTTCTTATTACTTGGCACAATCGTCAGATTGGTGAAAAATATATTACTTCAACTCCTAGAGAATATCTTCGGATGTTTTATTCCGCAGCAGGAGGAGGTTTATTAGTAGCTGTTTTGTGCTTTATAAAAAACCAGATGGGTATGAGCGTACATACTCCTTTTATACAGGCTGTTCTATATAGTTTTAATTATGCATGGGGGTTTATAGCTATTTATTTACTTCACTGGACGCTAGCAACTAAACAGCCGGCAATGACAGCTGCGGCATTGGCTCATACATTAAATCAAGATGAAAAGTCGGCGAGTGATTACACCGAGTTCGGATTATTTTTTACACGGTTGTTCAGAAGCCAATTCATAGCCTTTATAGGTAATGTAGTAGCAGTGTTTATAACAGCAACATTAATTTATTACTCTATAACCTATTTTATGGATGTAGAACTGATAAGTCAGGCTAAAGCACATGCTTTTAGAGATGAAGTGGTTAAGTGGGATTGGAAAATTTTTTGGTTTGGAGCTATAGCAGGTATATTTCTTTTCATGTCTGGTTTAGTATCAGGAATTACAGAAAATTATACCCGTTATCATAATATACCGGAAAGATTGTTTCATCACCCGGTTTTAAAAAGATTTATAAAGGAAAAAAGAAGAAGGAAATGGGTAAACTGGTACGAAAATAAGATAGGGGGTATAGCAGGTAATGCTTTTTTAGGTTTATGCCTAGGCTGTGCATTTTTAGTTGGAAATTTTTTAGGAATTCCTTTTGATATACGGCATATAACTTTCTCTGGAGGAAATTATGCAATAGCTTTATGTTATTTTCATTTCGATATATCATGGAAAGACTTTCTTTTAGGAATTGCAGGTATTTTTGGAATTGGTATATTCAATTTTTTAATAAGCTTTTCTTTATCGCTTTGGGTAGCGATGAAATCTGTTAATGTTCCAACCAGGGAAATGGGTAAGATTTTGTATTCAGCATTTAAGCTTTTCCTTAAAAACCCGGTTCGTTTTTTCCTGCCTATAAAATAA
- a CDS encoding ankyrin repeat domain-containing protein yields the protein MENKEILFQAIRSEDTETVKKILNEDITLLNSKDGRGSTPLLLATYYGNLEITKYLLSLHPLIDEKDASGNTALMGVCFKGFEEIAENLINEGANINEVNHSGATALVYAATFNRKNLVKLLLKHGANPEIKDIRGNTAASQARMQGLKEIAELLEV from the coding sequence ATGGAAAATAAAGAAATATTGTTTCAGGCAATACGATCTGAGGATACTGAGACGGTTAAAAAAATACTAAATGAAGATATTACTCTTTTAAATTCTAAAGATGGAAGAGGTTCAACTCCCCTCTTACTGGCAACCTATTATGGAAATTTAGAAATTACTAAGTATTTGCTTTCATTACATCCTTTAATCGATGAAAAAGATGCTTCAGGAAATACAGCGCTGATGGGAGTTTGTTTCAAAGGTTTTGAAGAAATAGCAGAAAATTTAATAAATGAAGGGGCCAATATCAACGAAGTTAATCACAGCGGAGCAACGGCATTGGTATATGCAGCAACATTTAACAGAAAAAATCTTGTGAAATTATTACTGAAACACGGAGCAAATCCCGAAATAAAAGATATACGAGGAAATACAGCAGCATCTCAGGCACGAATGCAAGGTCTTAAAGAAATTGCGGAACTTTTAGAAGTGTAA
- a CDS encoding RNA recognition motif domain-containing protein — protein sequence MNIFISNLNYRLSNEDLHDLFSEYGDVQSAKIINDRETGRSRGFGFVEMADDDARKAIEELNQKEVDGKVINVSQAREREERPRNNFRRNY from the coding sequence ATGAACATTTTTATTTCAAACCTGAACTACAGGTTGTCAAACGAAGATTTACATGACCTATTTTCTGAATACGGAGATGTACAATCTGCTAAAATTATTAACGATCGAGAAACAGGTAGATCAAGGGGATTTGGTTTTGTTGAAATGGCAGATGATGATGCAAGAAAAGCAATCGAAGAACTAAATCAAAAAGAAGTAGACGGAAAAGTAATTAACGTTTCCCAAGCAAGAGAAAGAGAAGAAAGACCTAGAAATAATTTTAGAAGAAATTATTAA
- a CDS encoding HYC_CC_PP family protein — protein sequence MKFVQSLFLVCLILFANMNFFVYQNWCHGENIGYTINSKKFNKALRASTHKENTSFKKDNCCKDVLIKSHSQSLFSTDSGFILSVLNINGIIQEWNWDFTYVSRLEQKIIPGLCPNPPPKNKQLFKLYCRYTFYG from the coding sequence GTGAAATTTGTACAGTCATTATTTTTAGTTTGTCTTATTCTTTTTGCAAACATGAACTTTTTTGTGTACCAGAATTGGTGCCATGGAGAAAATATTGGCTATACTATTAACTCAAAAAAATTTAATAAGGCTCTCAGGGCTTCTACGCATAAAGAAAATACAAGTTTTAAAAAAGATAATTGCTGTAAAGATGTATTAATTAAATCTCATAGTCAATCTCTCTTTTCTACAGACAGCGGTTTTATATTATCAGTTTTAAATATTAACGGAATTATTCAAGAATGGAATTGGGATTTTACATATGTATCACGCCTGGAACAAAAAATTATTCCGGGTCTATGTCCTAATCCTCCTCCAAAAAATAAGCAACTCTTTAAGCTATACTGCAGGTATACATTTTACGGTTAG
- a CDS encoding TonB-dependent receptor plug domain-containing protein, translated as MKTYITLLFISVGMLVSAQHSILKGKLFTSTEDGILVPINGADVHWKEHPVMKTVTDSLGNFELMYHAGLYNIIAEKEGFVQLEMKIESVNEPVELFMEAEKTAGEKSLNEIIIRERAKAVSIKSNSVSLTYTINKSELLKAACCNLAESFETNPTVDVSTTNAVTGSKQIKLLGLDQKYTSITVENMPEVRGLTSANGINYLPGTWINSIQLTKGGSTVNNGYEGITGQINTELLKFKDKNFTHINFFGNQNARLELNVVNATKLDRDWSNTSLIHLNGRFSKEDMNHDGFLDMPLSKQVNAMNILRYDGIQKNGWGSIFAVQALYDKQIGGEKKFRESTDRLTQNYYGLGIENSHFEIWNKTGYVFLNKPYQSIGLQTKYIHHNIDSYFGQRLYNGNQNTFFANLIFESIIGNTNNKYSLGASYLHDSYNEDFENVNFNRNESVPGLFAEYTNTSLKNLTVVAGIRSDFHNLAGTQILPRLNVKYSLFPKTTLRMSGGRGMRTANIFAENMQYFASSRKLHIKQNNGDVYGLQPEFAWNYGISMIQDFNVGKVKNTFTIDFYRTDFTNQVLTDLDHSAQELWIYNLEGKSYSNSFQAVWDIFPIQNLELHFAYKWYDIKAEYMDGKKQVPFTSKNRGLFTASYSTNETDKKSKWVFDFTLQYIGKQRLPDTSRNPLEFQKRAYSPDYGLMNAQISRHFSEKLRLYIGVENLGGYKQNHPIIDSENPFGSYFDTSVVYAPIVPAMFYAGFDVKL; from the coding sequence ATGAAAACATATATAACATTATTATTTATAAGTGTGGGAATGCTAGTTTCTGCACAACATTCAATATTGAAAGGTAAATTATTTACATCTACAGAAGATGGAATATTAGTGCCTATAAATGGTGCCGATGTTCATTGGAAAGAGCATCCCGTTATGAAAACCGTAACCGATAGTCTTGGCAATTTCGAACTCATGTATCATGCCGGTTTATATAACATAATTGCTGAAAAAGAAGGATTTGTTCAGTTGGAAATGAAAATAGAATCTGTTAATGAACCTGTAGAGCTTTTTATGGAGGCTGAAAAAACTGCTGGAGAAAAATCTTTAAACGAAATTATAATTCGGGAGCGAGCCAAAGCTGTATCTATAAAATCAAACTCAGTATCGCTTACTTATACTATAAATAAATCGGAACTACTTAAAGCTGCTTGCTGTAACCTTGCAGAAAGCTTTGAAACTAATCCTACTGTAGATGTGTCTACAACCAATGCTGTTACGGGCTCTAAGCAAATAAAACTTTTAGGTTTAGATCAAAAGTACACCTCTATAACCGTCGAAAATATGCCTGAAGTGCGTGGACTGACTTCTGCTAATGGTATTAATTACCTTCCCGGCACCTGGATTAATTCGATACAACTTACTAAAGGGGGAAGTACGGTAAACAATGGTTATGAAGGTATTACAGGACAAATTAATACTGAACTACTTAAATTTAAAGATAAAAATTTTACTCATATCAATTTTTTTGGTAATCAAAATGCAAGGCTTGAACTCAACGTAGTCAATGCTACTAAACTTGATCGTGATTGGAGCAACACATCACTTATCCATTTAAACGGTCGTTTTTCCAAAGAAGATATGAATCATGATGGTTTTCTTGACATGCCCCTTTCCAAACAGGTAAATGCTATGAACATTCTCCGGTATGATGGTATACAAAAAAATGGATGGGGATCCATTTTTGCAGTCCAGGCATTATATGATAAGCAGATCGGTGGTGAAAAAAAATTCAGAGAATCTACTGACAGACTTACGCAAAATTATTATGGACTTGGTATTGAAAATTCACATTTTGAAATCTGGAATAAGACAGGTTATGTTTTTTTAAATAAACCCTATCAGAGTATTGGATTACAGACTAAATACATCCATCACAATATCGACAGCTATTTTGGTCAAAGATTATATAATGGAAACCAAAATACGTTTTTCGCTAATCTGATTTTTGAAAGTATTATTGGTAATACTAATAACAAATATTCACTGGGTGCGAGTTATCTGCACGATTCATATAATGAAGATTTTGAAAATGTAAATTTTAATAGAAATGAAAGTGTTCCTGGTTTGTTTGCGGAATATACCAACACTTCTTTAAAAAACTTAACTGTTGTTGCCGGAATACGGAGTGACTTTCATAATCTAGCGGGAACTCAGATTCTTCCACGTTTAAACGTAAAATATTCTTTATTCCCTAAAACCACTTTACGTATGTCTGGCGGAAGAGGTATGAGAACCGCTAATATATTTGCTGAAAACATGCAATATTTTGCTTCATCCAGAAAACTACATATTAAACAAAATAATGGAGATGTCTATGGCCTTCAACCTGAATTTGCATGGAATTATGGTATTAGTATGATACAGGATTTTAATGTAGGTAAAGTTAAAAATACATTTACCATCGATTTTTACAGAACTGATTTTACTAACCAGGTGCTTACAGACCTTGATCATTCTGCTCAGGAATTATGGATATATAATCTTGAGGGGAAATCATATTCGAATTCGTTTCAAGCCGTATGGGATATTTTTCCTATTCAAAATCTTGAATTGCATTTTGCCTATAAGTGGTATGATATAAAGGCTGAATATATGGATGGAAAAAAACAGGTTCCGTTTACTTCTAAAAACCGAGGGTTATTTACGGCTTCATATTCAACAAATGAAACCGACAAAAAAAGCAAATGGGTATTTGATTTTACTTTGCAGTATATAGGAAAACAAAGGCTTCCTGATACTTCCAGAAATCCTTTAGAATTTCAAAAAAGAGCATATTCTCCAGACTATGGACTTATGAACGCTCAAATTTCCAGACATTTTTCAGAAAAACTTCGTCTATATATTGGAGTAGAAAACTTAGGGGGTTATAAACAAAATCATCCGATTATTGATTCGGAGAATCCTTTTGGTTCTTATTTCGATACCTCAGTAGTTTATGCACCTATTGTTCCGGCCATGTTTTATGCAGGTTTTGATGTAAAATTATAA
- a CDS encoding SGNH/GDSL hydrolase family protein, whose product MKKRIYKYKIISLLFVVSVLFISIYSYYEYRFHFSENLYDKDFFNPKKGTDKILKIGIIGDSWVEYGSLDSIIQSKFKQKNIKSHIIASGQQGATTREIYQNLYKSKNDIYSSKKVIDQHPRYCIIISGVNDTNKQMGKKYYAYHLKLIIETLMKEGIIPIVVSIPHYGIIEEYEQFSKLKQLRFKIFAMLNNKGNLDNIDDYNEYFNNSLEKNLYKDSMFYFNINAVVPNYKNNLNLFNDHLHLNLQGKEILGINLINQIEILEQTDFR is encoded by the coding sequence GTGAAAAAAAGAATTTATAAATACAAAATAATTAGTTTACTTTTTGTAGTAAGTGTTTTGTTTATTTCAATATATTCGTATTATGAGTATAGGTTTCATTTTTCTGAGAATTTGTATGATAAAGATTTTTTTAATCCTAAAAAAGGTACTGATAAAATTTTAAAAATTGGGATAATTGGAGATAGTTGGGTTGAATATGGAAGCTTGGATTCGATAATTCAAAGTAAATTTAAACAAAAAAATATAAAATCTCATATAATTGCTTCAGGACAGCAAGGGGCAACTACTAGAGAAATTTACCAAAATTTATATAAAAGTAAAAACGATATTTACTCATCCAAAAAAGTTATAGATCAGCATCCAAGATATTGTATAATAATTTCAGGAGTTAATGATACCAATAAACAAATGGGAAAAAAGTATTATGCATATCATTTAAAATTAATTATTGAAACTCTTATGAAAGAGGGAATAATACCTATTGTTGTTTCCATACCACATTATGGTATTATTGAAGAATATGAACAATTTTCCAAACTTAAACAATTAAGGTTTAAAATATTTGCAATGTTAAACAATAAAGGAAATTTAGATAATATTGATGATTACAATGAATATTTTAATAATAGTTTAGAGAAAAATTTATACAAAGATTCAATGTTCTACTTTAATATTAATGCTGTAGTTCCAAATTATAAAAATAATTTAAACTTATTTAATGATCATCTGCATCTTAATTTACAAGGTAAAGAAATATTAGGAATTAATCTTATCAATCAAATTGAAATTCTAGAACAAACTGATTTTAGATGA
- a CDS encoding DJ-1/PfpI family protein has translation MKKKILLFAGDFVEDYELMVPYQAMLSIGIEVDVICPDKKSGDIIATSIHDFVGFQTYQELRGHNFVINKTFTEVQVSEYDGLFITGGRAPEYIRLNNKIIEFTQHFFSNNKPVAAICHGIQVLTAANVIEGRTLTCYDAVGPEVILAGGNYKKVGPADTVLDRNLVTSPAWPGNAALLSEFYKLLGVKISL, from the coding sequence ATGAAGAAGAAGATTTTGCTATTTGCCGGTGATTTTGTGGAAGATTATGAACTCATGGTTCCTTATCAGGCAATGCTTTCGATTGGAATAGAAGTTGATGTTATATGCCCTGATAAGAAATCGGGAGATATTATTGCTACGTCTATTCATGATTTTGTAGGATTTCAAACATATCAGGAATTGCGGGGACATAATTTCGTAATTAATAAAACTTTCACAGAAGTTCAGGTCAGTGAATATGATGGATTATTTATAACCGGAGGTAGAGCGCCGGAATATATTAGATTAAACAATAAAATTATTGAGTTTACTCAACATTTTTTCTCAAATAATAAGCCGGTAGCTGCTATTTGTCATGGTATACAGGTGCTTACAGCTGCTAATGTAATTGAAGGACGAACACTTACATGCTACGATGCTGTAGGACCAGAAGTAATATTGGCAGGAGGAAATTATAAAAAAGTAGGCCCTGCAGATACTGTTTTAGATAGAAATTTAGTGACATCGCCAGCCTGGCCGGGCAATGCAGCTTTACTATCAGAATTCTATAAATTATTGGGAGTTAAAATATCTCTTTAA
- a CDS encoding ATP-dependent helicase yields the protein MKDLFADLNEVQRQAVSTTDGPLMIIAGAGSGKTRVLTYRIAHLIDKGVDSFNILALTFTNKAAREMKERISSLIGGTEAKNLWMGTFHSVFARILRSEAQKLGFPSNFTIYDSQDSVNVLKKVINEMQLDTDIYKPKQVLGRISTYKNNLITVRAYYNNPELMEADAAAMRPKIGEIYKSYVERCFKSGAMDFDDLLLRTNELLTRFPEVLAKYQDRFRYIMVDEYQDTNHSQYLIVKALASRFENICVVGDDAQSIYAFRGANIRNILNFQKDYSDAKVIPLEQNYRSTQVIVEAANEVISKNREQLEKNVWTQNPSGDKIPIYRALSDADEANYVAAEIFSLKMSQQRKNKNFAILYRTNAQSRAIEEALRKKNISYRVFGGLSFYQRKEIKDLLAYLRVLVNPKDQEALLRIINYPARGIGDTTLNKLIVGADQQGKTLDEILENIAMYGQAIGLNKSTTDKLSNFWTMIQSFQVLLKTEDVYEVAMKVAVTSGLLKNLKEDDTPEGISRVENIQELMNSIQGFVDEQRQLDEGDPSLNYFLENIALASDLDNGDEEEDKVSLMTIHLAKGLEFPVVFIVGLEENLFPSQMSMNTRQDLEEERRLFYVALTRAEEKAYFTYATTRFRWGKIVDGEPSRFLEEISDKHLELLNIEFGNAFKNNSGLDSDLFDDDFAPRYPKGPNPKYQKIKETKTAPVSQNLKPINNAKISHPVGGSISNLNTGDEVLHDRFGKGVVLAIEGDPENAKALIKFENEGEKKLLLKFAKLKVL from the coding sequence ATGAAAGATTTATTTGCAGACTTAAACGAAGTTCAAAGACAGGCCGTTAGTACCACAGATGGACCTTTAATGATCATTGCTGGAGCCGGTTCCGGTAAAACAAGAGTTTTGACATACCGTATTGCTCACCTGATTGACAAAGGTGTAGATTCATTTAATATTTTGGCCCTGACTTTTACTAATAAAGCAGCAAGAGAAATGAAAGAAAGAATATCTTCATTGATAGGAGGGACGGAAGCAAAAAATTTATGGATGGGTACTTTTCACTCCGTGTTTGCAAGAATACTTAGATCTGAAGCTCAAAAATTAGGATTTCCATCTAATTTTACAATATATGATTCACAGGACAGCGTCAATGTTTTAAAAAAGGTTATTAATGAAATGCAGTTAGATACTGACATTTATAAGCCGAAACAAGTGTTGGGCAGAATATCTACTTATAAAAATAATTTGATAACAGTCCGGGCTTATTACAATAACCCAGAATTAATGGAAGCAGATGCTGCTGCCATGCGACCTAAGATTGGTGAAATTTATAAATCGTATGTAGAGAGATGCTTTAAGTCTGGAGCAATGGATTTTGATGATTTATTGCTTCGAACCAACGAATTGCTCACAAGATTTCCTGAAGTTTTGGCTAAATATCAGGATCGATTTCGATACATTATGGTAGATGAGTACCAAGATACCAACCATTCTCAATACCTTATAGTAAAAGCATTGGCTTCTCGTTTTGAAAATATTTGTGTAGTGGGTGATGACGCGCAGTCGATTTATGCTTTTAGAGGAGCAAATATTAGAAATATTCTGAATTTTCAAAAAGATTATTCTGATGCAAAAGTAATACCATTGGAACAGAACTATCGCTCAACTCAGGTTATAGTAGAAGCTGCAAATGAAGTTATATCCAAGAATAGGGAACAATTAGAAAAGAATGTTTGGACACAAAATCCATCCGGAGATAAAATTCCTATTTATAGAGCATTGTCAGATGCAGATGAAGCGAATTATGTAGCTGCAGAGATATTTTCATTAAAAATGTCCCAGCAAAGAAAAAATAAGAATTTTGCCATTTTATATAGGACAAATGCTCAATCACGTGCTATTGAAGAGGCATTAAGAAAAAAAAATATTTCTTACAGGGTATTTGGAGGATTATCATTTTATCAGCGAAAAGAAATAAAAGATTTATTAGCTTACTTACGCGTATTAGTAAATCCTAAAGATCAGGAGGCCCTTTTACGTATTATAAATTATCCGGCAAGAGGTATTGGAGATACAACTTTAAATAAATTAATAGTTGGAGCAGATCAACAAGGTAAAACGCTGGATGAGATATTAGAAAATATAGCTATGTATGGTCAGGCTATAGGTTTAAATAAATCTACAACGGATAAACTTTCCAATTTTTGGACTATGATTCAGAGTTTTCAGGTACTTCTTAAAACCGAAGATGTTTATGAAGTAGCAATGAAAGTAGCTGTTACTTCTGGTCTTTTAAAAAATCTGAAAGAAGACGATACCCCTGAAGGGATATCAAGGGTTGAAAATATTCAGGAATTAATGAATAGCATTCAAGGATTCGTAGATGAGCAAAGACAACTAGATGAAGGAGATCCTAGCTTAAATTATTTTTTAGAAAATATTGCATTGGCCTCCGATTTAGATAACGGTGATGAAGAAGAAGATAAAGTTTCTCTTATGACCATTCATTTGGCTAAAGGCCTTGAATTCCCAGTTGTATTTATTGTTGGCTTAGAAGAAAACCTATTTCCTTCTCAAATGTCAATGAATACTCGCCAGGATTTGGAAGAAGAAAGACGTCTCTTTTATGTAGCTTTAACCAGAGCCGAAGAAAAGGCCTATTTTACCTATGCTACCACCCGTTTCAGATGGGGGAAAATTGTGGATGGAGAGCCTAGCAGATTTTTGGAAGAAATCAGTGATAAACATTTAGAACTATTAAATATCGAATTTGGGAATGCATTTAAAAACAATTCAGGCTTAGATTCAGACTTATTTGACGACGATTTTGCTCCTCGGTACCCCAAAGGTCCCAATCCTAAATATCAGAAAATTAAAGAAACTAAAACTGCACCGGTATCACAGAATTTAAAACCTATAAATAATGCCAAAATATCCCATCCTGTGGGTGGATCTATATCAAATCTTAATACAGGGGATGAAGTTTTGCATGATAGATTTGGTAAAGGAGTTGTCCTTGCTATTGAAGGCGATCCGGAGAATGCTAAAGCTCTTATCAAATTTGAAAATGAAGGTGAAAAGAAACTTTTATTGAAATTTGCAAAATTAAAAGTTTTATAA
- a CDS encoding catalase, translated as MSKKKLTTSAGNPLASNQKSITAGQRGPVLIQDYQLLEKLAHQNRERIPERVVHAKGWGAYGTFTVTNDITQYSRAKIFSQIGKQTRMLARFSTVAGEMGAADVERDVRGFALKFYTEEGNWDMVGNNTPVFFVRDGYKFPDFIHTQKRHPRTNLRSNEAMWDFWSLTPESLHQVTILMSDRGIPQTPMHMHGFSSHTYSFWNNNGERFWIRLHFKTQQGIKNFTNEESEKINGKTREYYQEQLYGAIEKGDFPQWKVYAQIMPEEEATQTPYNPFDLTKVWPHSDYPLVEIGLMELNENPSNYFQHIENAAFSPSNVIPGIGFSPDKMLQARIFSYADAHRYRLGTHYEMLPANHAVAEINHYHKDGAMRFFDNFNENPDAYYEPNSKNGPVEDHSYLEPPLKIEGDATRYEENDTYGDFKQPGDLFRLFSTEEKERLFNNIKDAMAGVSREVIERQLKLFDAADPEYGNGVRKALGI; from the coding sequence ATGAGCAAGAAGAAATTAACCACCAGTGCAGGTAATCCTTTAGCGAGTAATCAAAAATCAATAACAGCAGGACAAAGAGGGCCCGTTTTGATACAAGATTATCAATTGTTAGAAAAATTAGCACATCAAAACAGAGAAAGGATTCCTGAAAGAGTTGTACATGCAAAAGGTTGGGGAGCATATGGTACTTTTACAGTAACTAATGATATTACTCAATATTCAAGGGCTAAAATATTTTCACAGATTGGAAAACAGACTCGCATGTTAGCTCGATTTTCTACGGTAGCCGGTGAAATGGGAGCAGCTGATGTTGAAAGAGATGTGAGAGGTTTCGCATTAAAATTTTACACAGAAGAAGGTAACTGGGACATGGTGGGGAATAATACTCCCGTATTTTTTGTAAGAGACGGTTATAAATTTCCCGATTTTATTCATACTCAGAAAAGACACCCAAGAACTAATTTACGTTCTAATGAAGCAATGTGGGACTTTTGGTCATTAACTCCGGAAAGTTTGCATCAGGTTACAATACTTATGTCTGATAGAGGAATACCCCAAACTCCGATGCATATGCACGGATTTAGTTCTCACACCTATTCCTTTTGGAATAATAATGGTGAAAGATTTTGGATAAGGCTTCATTTTAAAACCCAGCAGGGAATTAAAAACTTTACCAACGAAGAATCAGAAAAAATAAACGGCAAAACAAGAGAATATTATCAGGAACAATTATATGGAGCAATTGAAAAAGGAGACTTTCCTCAGTGGAAAGTTTATGCTCAAATTATGCCGGAAGAAGAAGCTACCCAAACACCTTATAACCCATTTGATTTAACCAAAGTTTGGCCACATTCAGATTATCCTTTAGTAGAAATAGGCTTGATGGAATTGAACGAAAATCCGTCTAATTATTTTCAGCACATAGAGAATGCTGCATTTTCTCCTTCTAACGTAATACCGGGAATAGGTTTTTCCCCGGATAAAATGTTACAGGCAAGAATATTCTCCTATGCAGATGCTCATAGGTATAGACTTGGAACTCATTATGAAATGCTACCAGCAAACCATGCAGTAGCCGAAATTAACCACTATCATAAAGACGGAGCAATGCGTTTTTTTGATAATTTTAATGAAAATCCGGATGCTTACTACGAGCCTAATTCAAAAAACGGACCGGTTGAAGATCATTCTTATCTGGAACCACCGTTAAAAATTGAGGGTGATGCTACTCGTTATGAAGAAAATGATACCTATGGAGATTTTAAACAACCGGGAGATTTGTTCCGTTTATTTAGTACGGAAGAAAAAGAAAGATTGTTTAATAATATTAAAGATGCTATGGCTGGTGTTTCAAGAGAAGTTATAGAACGTCAGTTGAAATTATTTGATGCTGCCGATCCTGAATACGGAAATGGTGTGAGAAAAGCTTTAGGAATTTAA